A genome region from Cucurbita pepo subsp. pepo cultivar mu-cu-16 chromosome LG02, ASM280686v2, whole genome shotgun sequence includes the following:
- the LOC111787497 gene encoding probable tetraacyldisaccharide 4'-kinase, mitochondrial has protein sequence MEKLKKSVIEIAHSRDHAKLSSLQRSLIPFLYMASSLYKLGLSLRHRFYLYGICSKHRLPVPVVSVGNLTWGGNGKTPMVEFIALWLASSGISPLILNRGYAGGDEAKMLRRHLAGSLVKVGIGADRRATAAWYFNKYGYVGSRSSTLTEKRCLEQARNHPKSEKIGAIILDDGMQHWSLHHDLEIVMFNGITLWGNGQLIPLGPLREPLAALEKADVAIVHHANLISAQRIEDIIITLRKIKDSLTVVFTEMAPSFFFEVTNVNSRISLGTLSNSVVLCVSAIGSADAFVQTMQKIGAYHVDRLDFTDHHMFQDRDMALIKIKLEELEKTFASKPVIVVTEKDYDRDPAIFENLHPYRVLALRSQLKIMNIKGCNEDRFEELLEKTVRVKLSSVMRSSELKVCS, from the exons ATGGAGAAGCTGAAGAAGTCGGTGATCGAAATCGCCCACAGCAGGGACCACGCTAAGCTCTCTTCTCTGCAACGTTCCCTCATCCCCTTTCTCTACATGGCGTCTTCTCTCTACAAGCTCGGTTTGTCCCTTCGTCACCGTTTCTACCTCTACGGCATATGTTCCAAGCATCG GTTGCCAGTGCCAGTTGTTAGTGTTGGGAATTTGACTTGGGGAGGCAATGGGAAAACACCAATGGTCGAGTTCATTGCCTTATGGCTTGCGAGCTCTGGGATTTCACCTCTAATTCTTAATAGG GGCTATGCTGGTGGGGATGAAGCTAAAATGCTTAGGAGGCATCTTGCTGGGAGTCTCGTTAAAGTAGGTATTGGAGCAGATAGGAGAGCAACTGCTGCTTggtattttaacaaatatggTTATGTTGGATCTCGGAGTAGCACATTGACTGAGAAGCGTTGTTTAGAACAAGCGAGAAATCATCCGAAGTCCGAAAAAATTGGTGCTATTATTCTTGATGATGGAATGCAG CACTGGAGTTTGCACCATGACTTGGAGATTGTTATGTTCAATGGGATAACACTGTGGGGAAATGGGCAATTAATACCACTTGGACCTTTAAGAGAACCATTGGCTGCACTCGAGAAGGCAGACGTTGCCATTGTTCATCATGCTAATCTG ATTTCAGCACAAAGAATTGAAGATATCATTATAACGTTGCGGAAAATTAAGGATTCGCTTACTGTGGTGTTTACCGAAATGGCTCCCTCATTCTTCTTTGAAGTTACAAATGTCAATTCCAGAATATCTTTGGGAACATTGTCTAACAGTGTTGTATTATGTGTTTCTGCCATTGGCTCTGCTGATGCTTTTGTGCAGACAATGCAGAAG ATAGGAGCATATCATGTTGATCGACTCGACTTCACCGACCATCACATGTTTCAAGACAGG GATATGGcattgattaaaataaagcTTGAGGAATTGGAGAAGACGTTTGCCTCTAAACCAGTCATTGTTGTTACAGAAAAG GATTATGATCGGGATCCAGCGATATTCGAGAACTTGCATCCATACCGTGTTTTGGCCCTTCGTTCTCAACTGAAAATCATGAACATCAAAGGTTGTAACGAGGATCGCTTCGAGGAGTTGTTGGAGAAGACGGTACGAGTGAAATTGTCTTCTGTAATGAGGTCTTCTGAGCTCAAAGTTTGCAGTTGA